From the Antennarius striatus isolate MH-2024 chromosome 15, ASM4005453v1, whole genome shotgun sequence genome, the window TGATATTTCTGTCTCATCACGGCTTCGGGTCACCTTGGCAGGTGAGAACGGGAGAACACGCGACCACAGGCGGTGGGTGAGTCAGAGTGAACCCCGCTTGTCATAATCTCTCCGGGATTATCCGCCGGTCAAATCAGGAAGCACCATCTGAGAATAGCATCACACACAATCCCATCAGCTGAACTCATGCTCTCCCTTTGGGCCGTCAGCAACCCACCAATGAGGTCACATTGGGGTTTGGGGTCAGTGATCCACCAATGAGGTCACATGTTCTGTCGTGTCAGTCCGGAGGAACGGAGGCTGGAATAACGGTcaataacagcacaaaggaaCGCTAGAATATCTCGTCTGTGTCAGCAGACGACCTCCAGATCATTCTCAGTGGTCCATTAACGTCAACAGGCTGCCGATACCGACCCCCCCGGATCAATACAGCTGTCAGTCGTGTTTGTGTTGGGGAGCGATTCTCGACCACAGCAGCCGTCACCACCAAGGAGGCGGCGTCATCACCAGAACCACAGCCAAACACCCCCAGAACTGCTAGATGGACCTTCTCTGTGAAGACATCCAGGTGGAGGAAGACGGAAGAGAAGACATGGACTCGCTCTTAGCGATTAGCTTCTAAACAGCAGCGTCATATTAATTCAGCATCTATACATCTGGTTTCTGGTCACGGTCGTCTCGCCCTTCAGACGGCGTGCACACCGGTGATTTTTATCCGTTCTTTTCTAACTGAGGTCAGATTGTCCACTAGCTGATAAAGCTAACAGCCAGGGGCCCTCACAGAACCAGAACACCTTCCACCTGAGTCAGCGTCTCTACAGCGTCTCTACACAGTGGACACTCAATACGTGACGGTGAGCAGACGCCGCCTGTCAATACGGGACTGATAACATGTCACACGGATCAATAAGGAGGAATGAGGCCTTGTGTTTCACATCTTTCAGCGGCAGACAGCAGTCAGGAGGAGACGTCGTCTAAACGACGCCTGAAGTCACAGAGGAAACCAACAAAACGCTGCAGAGTCACGCCGCCTCCGCAGAATCCGACGTCTCTTCCTCTAATTCAATAGAGTCCATTCCCTTGTTTCCTGGAGGGCGTCGATCTTCTCCGGTAAAATACGTTCAATTCAACAGGGCCTCTGCAGcacccccagccccccagccCCCAAGCAGCAAcatcagcaccagcagcagtgTAACCGTCCTTTACATACAGCCACACGTCCAGGGAGGTCAGAGGAgtcactttaatttatttatcactCCTCAACTCCTCAGATTGTGTTATAAAACAGGTTTTaagggttttgtttgtttttttagctggtttttattcattataattAGAACAAATAAAGAACACGTTCAATGTATTTCACAAAACGTCCTACACACAACATccacattttgttgtttgtgtttgttttgtttatatgGTTACAGGTTATTTTGAACTCACTCTATGGGGATTAGTCCAAGAGTTTGTGGGTTGTAATTCAAAACTGCTCcacatttctttcattaaaCTTTACGTaaacatgcatgtttgtttCCATCCAGCTTTCCGATATTCTGGgaattggcaaaaaaaaataaaaaatcagtgtttattttgaaattttaaattaatgttaaattaaagATGATAAAGTTGAATAACTTTATGTTTTTCTGAAACATGTATTAGCTGTCTATTCTATTAATTCTGTGCTGTGGTATTTCACTTTTTCTAACAATTTCACTTTTACTGAAGAAAAacttataataaattataaccTCCTaaacagtatactgtatgcGTCTTCTTGCATCTAACACATGGCGCCACGCAAAGAATCTTGCACGGAAACCTGGACATCTAGATATTAACCTTAAATTGGAACCCTTATCAACACACACCGGAGATTAAACCACCGGATCGGACCGGCGGGAGCTCACCGGGTGCTCATCCAGCTGCGGTCCTgccgctgctgcagctgctgccgcGCCGCgtccgcctcctcctccgccgcccGGTCCCTCGGCATCTGTTGCCGCGCCGCGTCCCCCTCCGCCGCCGCCAGGACCGTCGGCCAGTCTCTCCCAGCACGCAGAGCCCAGAGAAGAGCTCTTGTGGTGGGACTGGACCAGATACGCGATCGTGGACTTACTCGTGGCGGCAGACTGGTGCGTGGAAGTCCGCGGCAGCTTCCCCGCCGCTTTGCCGCATAGCTGAGCCTCCGCCGCGTCTAAATCCCCCGGGGAAGAGAAGAGCAGGTCGGGCTGCGACGACGAGATGACCCGGTCCAGGACGACGTTCTCCGTCCGTTTGGGCTTCCTGAACACCCAGCCGCGCTGCTTCCGGTGTTCGGGGTCTCTGGAGCCCAGCTTAGGGCTGAGCAGCGGCTTGGCTCTGGCGTGGAACTGTTTCCACAGCGTGTTCTGGTGGGCCGAGCAGCTCCCATGATCGCCCGCTTCCCTCCGCTCCATGCCCGCCTCCCGGCCGTGTGGCGCACCGGCGGGCCGGTGACGGTGTTGTCCTTAAAGTTACGCAATGTGTGttgtacataaaaacacacacagacacagaaacacacacgtaACCGGACCCTCCAACGCGGTCGTCCAGCCCCCTCAGCCCCACACAGAGGACACGAAGGTAGGCCTTAGCGGTATCTGAGCCCCGGGGCAGGGTTCGGGTGGGCAACGCCCTCCGCCACGCCCACCGCCCCGGTAATAAacactatatacacacacacacacacacacacacatatatactgtatatatatacatatatatatactgtatgtgtatatgtatatatatatacatatatatatatatacacatatatatatgtatgttcaTGGATACAAATATtatcaaagaaaaaatatcctctttttgacaatattttatttattttttatttgcttaatTCTTTCATACAAACAGGATTGATTATTACTAATATTATAAAGCAACAGAACTGAGTGATCCAGTTTCTCTGGACAGTATCAAATACTGCAATTTATACCTGCAGTTTCTAAATCTTCCTAACACAGTCACTGAATTCATATGACATTTACTATTATGGGATGGTGAGAATGTGCAGCCGTCGTTCAACCGAGCCACCTCTGTGCTGTGTTTGTTCACTTACACTGAACCCATCAACAACAGCAGGATGTGAGATTTATTTCAGGTATAGAACACATCAGCTGTAATCTACAGTTAAAGTAAAATCTATTGCCTAACAACACTCACTTGGCTAaagactgcattaaaaaaatctaattgtAAGAAACTTCCTATAAtccccaaaaaaaacacttaaagtaGCCCACAACtacatttcccagcatgctcgTTCATCTCATCATTCTCTGCCACCAGTGTTTTCAGAATCAGGTGGTATTTTATCCGCCTCGTCACCTGGAGGGACAGTGTTTGTCAAATCTGTGCTGTGGGACATGGTTCTGGTTATTCTAACGGAGGTTAGAGGTCACAGGTCACAGGTCCTGCTCgtgcatctgctgctgcatcttCTGGAGCATCTGCTGCATCCTCTTCAGCTGCAGAGGAGATGAAACGACAGAGAAACGGAGGGATCAGAGGGAGTTGGGTTACGTAACGCTGGCAGCATTGCATTATTCACCATCTGAGCTGTAATCAGGAGTCGGTGCTGCTCCACTCACCTCTTCATCCTTCTTCTTGATGAGTTTCTCCGTCTCCACATCTGGTGTGGACAGCGGCAGCAGTGGGATGGGGCTCTCCACCCGTTTGTCTGCAGCCATGTTACTAAAACACGAGTGGTGACAACAGCAACAAGGATTTTATTTATCTCACTGCAGCATTTCCAGTAAAATGACTACATTTACAGTGAAAACGGATTTCCATCTGTTCATTTAgcgtcactaattttttttctgacaccaCTAGAGGGCTCTAAAgacaacaagaaccaaggcagtcacatcccatgacttaccctgacctacctccagggtaggtcagggtaccctgaaagtagtacctgacaagttcatacctttgacctttccgggtaggtcaaagctatgcacaaGCTTTgaacatagatcaaagctagtgcataggttgatcaaagcactagctttggtctatggtcttactcacactggccttctcccttgtctttctatcttatccggttcctgagtgcatataagttgaaatttgaccatgacatagttttcttaaggtcaagctcatcatctcattttcatcccctttgctgcccgagtaatgtgctttttttttcatctgcaagggttgcgaagatatttggtggacatactaacggacgaacggatgggcggacggacgaacacacgaacactgaaaATGTGCATGTTTCAAAGTTTCTCCACTGCCTGCATTTTTTAAGTAAACCTTTTATACATCcgaaaataacagaatatacagtagaagcatAAGCAaagattgagttttgccaatagtactgCACAAAAACTAACCAAacagtaaatttaaatgattttattaataacaatgtcataactgtttaagtaaaaaaaaaaaaaaagggtaaaattatgtattatttttatcaagatGTTAAATCCTGGTAGTCgttaaaaaaactgttttagaaataaagaaagacgtaatacagtttttttcccttcacttttgtttttccctcaacagttttctttgcctttaattcatatactgtattctcctgtggaagCAGCACCAAGCTGACAACGCCTTCTAAACACagatttcagtaatatctgtctctttttcttcattaactttgattctttttattcaagaaagcacccattgtcacttgctttttctccaacttatGCAtgtttttcggaggcatggtgataatcaatcaatcaacctttatttatatagcgcttaatcacatcagcagacatttcaaagcgctttaacagacagacaaacccaacaggacgctTATGATTGCTCTGGAGCGTCTATCTAACTCCtcactctcactgcagcgtATAAAACGAGCAGATGCTGCGTTGCCATTTGATCGATCTTACTCAGGCTGAATAACGAatggtgagtctcgtgacgagaaagtCACGCTAGAAAATCGCGCaggatcaaaacataatggcgattCCCGGTTTCGAAAtataagtggagaaatggaaaaattgtgaatattattgttgaatggaagtgcatgtAAAGCTCgtgtcccagggacgcacgctgtctgacgatcgtgcaTCCCTGTCATAATATGCGTTggaaggacgcacgcaaacgagaacactgatgATTCACAAAGCTGCTGATTGATTATGACACCAACACTAACAGGTGTGATGAAACAACCCCATCATGCGATGCAACAATTTGTATGCCTGAGACTGAGCCTATGACAGCGTGGTGCTCACACACCTGGTCATGGTCTGGATGCAGCGGGCCCGGTAGTTCTCGTAGTGACAGTCGCTGGTGATGTCCTTCAGGTCGTGCATGTGGGTTCTGATCAGGATGGTCCTCAGCTTCACAAAGTCGCAGTGGGACGGGTTCTCCACTGCAGGAGAGAGGAGCTGTGAGTCAGGGCTAGACCACCAGGACCAACGAGCCAGGGAGCAGTTCTTACCCTCCACAATGCCCCACGGGTACAGCCTCCCCCTCACCCTCTGACCGCGGGCTTCCACCACAGTGTTGCTGCCGATTACCGCAAACGGAATGCTCTCCTGCATCATAACAAAAAAGACAGTGAATTAAAAACTGGAGTCATGGTTTAATCCAATCACAACCAGGCCGTCCCAAACTTTAAGCTTGAAGATCAGGAGCTGCATCTCCGCCcgacagaccggtaccggtaccGAGCTCACCTTCAGCTCTTTATCTTGTCGTTTGAGCTCCTCGTCTTCGTCAGAGTCGCAGTCAGGGAACTGGTAAATCTTGATCCCGTACTTGTCGATCTCCTCCCTCAGCTGGAACAACGACACACACAAGAAGAGTGGGTAAcagtagaaacacacacacacacacatttcactaaaacccaacaggaagtcctgCCCTGTTTACAGATTTACGACTCAGTCCATATTAAATCTGCAGGTGGAATATTTACATCATACCATCAGTCATATAAAGCTGATTCTGGGGCTCATATCCATGTCTTTATTCAGCAAAGACTGGGGAAcatgaggaagcaggtccactcagatttatcaatattcaatcaaagatatttaggaccacagatcactttggggcaagacgtttcaaatacagtgtagttggacatctggcagctgaatgacatgaatttaaaaaagcataatctGGGACCTTTAATAAATCTCTAAACATACATTCAGACAAtgcaaatcattaaaaaaaaactaataaaagcAGATGGAAGACAGCTAACAcaaatcatcaacaacaacaaaaaaaataatcatggaTCCACGTTTCTCACCCTCTCCTTCAGCTTCCTGATCTCGGTGGGGGTGAGGCAGTCCGCCTTGGAGATGAGAGGAACCACGTTCACTTTATCCTGCAGAGCCTTCATGAACTCAATGTCCACCGGGCGGAGCCTGAAGGAGGACACCGGTTcacatgtgtgtatttaatagGTAGCATGCGTGCAGTTATTAGTGTTTTACCCGTGTCCAAACGGAGGGATGAAGTAGAGGCAGCAGTGGACTCTGTTGTCCTGGATGTTCTTCCTGTTGAGTCCACTCTCGTCTCTGAAGTAGTGCTCAAACTGCTGCTCGATGTAGTCGGTGACGGGCCTCCAGCTGTGAAACACATGGAGACGTTCCTGAAACCGTCACGCCATAGAGGCATTGTTATGAGTCAAAGCACTGACTGCTTTGACTCATATACGGTTTTGAACCCCGTCACGCCCATAGAAGCAAAATTCAGCCCTATGGAAGAACTCTCACTGGCGGGGTTGTTGTATTTATTCCAGGAAACACTactaacacacaaaaatatgagTTTATACATAAAATGAAGTGTAGATTGAAAGAATAACTTGTCATATTACAATACCTTTTACTAACACTACTAAAGGGACAGTTTCAGTGTCTGACTTTTACTTGTAATAGTTTTATAAATCAACAATTCTCTTGCTTTTATTTAGAAAAGGACCTAAACGTTTGTAGTAGTTTCATGTAGATTATATCAAGCTTTATTTGAAACTTTACATAAGGGTTTAATCCAAATGAAAGAATATCTATGGTGATGAATTCAAGTTGTGTAAGGATcacatctctcttgtttttACACCGATATTATCCTTcctatttattttaacagtgcAGAAGGTGTGTCGCTTTGCTCAGTTGATGTGAAATATATTACATCACAACAAGGCTTTTACGAGGTGCTAATAACCAGGAGAAACATGACGGAGCCACAGCCGGTCGATACGACAGGATCAGCAGCAGCGCGAGAAGAATAATTAATGCTGTGCTTGAATGGAATCAGATCAATAATCTCTGGTTCTGCTGAGGCTGCAAACAGTTTAAACAGGAAACATCTGCAATTACATTTCACATCTCGTCAGAGCTACGTGGAGAAATAACATTTCTAAAACAAGGCAAAGGAAATTCATTAAGGTAATAATTTATAAAGAATTTATTGTTACATTATTTTTAGCTGCTCTCCTAATTTTTGTAACCTTTtcaataaataatacaaaaattcAGTGGTTCTGTCTTCTAAATgtgaataataatattttttgtttcctaTGATAGTCAAGTGGCTCTTTAGTGGTTTTGGACTTTGGATCTGCACCATCCCATTGCtacagatttaaatatttagtgaTGCTCAGCTTCTGTGCATTTTGCATAAATGTCACAGACAACCTAAcacctttcatttattttatcttatattCCTGTTGGTTCACTGCAGGAGATATCAATGTTGTTCTCTGCAGATATTAACCAGAATGATCACATTTCTGATGGATCTGAACATTGTGATTGGTGTGTATCAATAGACAGGATTATTTAGCACTAGAGAAACAAGAACAGGGAAACAGAATCTCTGAACTTCAAGCTGTGGATTTAATCTGATGTGGTTTCTGAGTAAGCACCACTCGGTGTTGTTGACAGCATCTCCAAACCCCGGCGTGTCCACGAtggtcagcttcagcttcactcCTTTCTCCTCGATGTCCACCGTGTGCTTCATGATCTCCACCGTCTGGATGATTCGTTCTAGAGAACAAAAACACCAGCGATCGATGTTGATCGATATTCCCGGTCTGACATGAGGTCAGTACCGGTACCGGTGTCGGTGGCTTACCCTCTGCATTGAGCAGCTTCCTGTCTTTATGAAGATCCGTGAGGAACAAGCTGTTCACCAGAGTGGACTTACCCAGACCGGACTCACCTGTAGCGTAAAGAATATCACAGCATCAGGTCTGTAGTCAGGGCAAATTCAGATCCTCCACTAAATTATCCTGGGATAATCTGGATTATACTGAGACTCCAAATTCAGTAGGTTCAAgattttcctctcttttcaccGATTCCATGTCAGATTTATCTGGTCATCACCtaatcagaataaataatacaCACTGAGATCTGATAGCTAATGTAATTTGAACCACGCCAAGCTTCTCAATCATTTAATTCAGGTTTTGAGAGtaaattgagattttttttcagccATTCAATCATTGGCTTTAGTACAAAGACATTGTTTCTTGGTGCTTCTCAATCTCTGCAGGGTCATCAGCCATCGTCACCATGGTGGAGACTTCACAGCAGACAGACTGAAGCAAACTTTATAAACTTAATTTGACTCAAATACTGTATCACATATTTATCTTGCCAGACTTGGTAAAAACACGATATCCCACAGATGGGATTCTGAGTGTGTCACAGACAATATATGAGACtgcaaataaaattataaactaTATTAGATTCTCAAAGCCTAAATAAATCCCTTTGTTGTCATTATGGACGTATGATAGACTTTTAACAGCATCATGGATGGCTGGAATGCGATGCTAACTGTTTTCACTGCTGCTTCTAGACTTTTACCAAATGGTTTCAGAACCTTTTTAAATTCAGATAATTGTTTTGGAAAAAGTTGTTCCTTTGGATTAGCATTCAGCTTTTAGCCAAGTCAGATACTTTCACAGGAAATGTGTGAAGGCTGTGATGTTACGGAGGCGCGGTGGTGAAGCTGCATCATGATGTCGGCATTCTGCCCAGTTTGAGCTGTTCGTGTGAATGCAGCTTTGGACCGGCGCCACATGGAGACACAGagctcctgtacacacagtcagCCTTTAAGAGACATCTGTGGGCTCTAACACTAGCTGCTAAAGCAATGttagcagcacaaacaaaattgaaatctaattaaattaaaatggattccctccatctattttttttttttagttaatttaCCCTTTCAGGCCAGAAACATCCACCAAGATGAATATTATCAGAGTGTAAGCTACCGTTCCCTcggtcttcatcttcattttctcaTGTAGTGAAACGTACTGCACAATTTGAGCA encodes:
- the septin5b gene encoding septin 5b isoform X2; the protein is MVAGESGLGKSTLVNSLFLTDLHKDRKLLNAEERIIQTVEIMKHTVDIEEKGVKLKLTIVDTPGFGDAVNNTECWRPVTDYIEQQFEHYFRDESGLNRKNIQDNRVHCCLYFIPPFGHGLRPVDIEFMKALQDKVNVVPLISKADCLTPTEIRKLKERLREEIDKYGIKIYQFPDCDSDEDEELKRQDKELKESIPFAVIGSNTVVEARGQRVRGRLYPWGIVEVENPSHCDFVKLRTILIRTHMHDLKDITSDCHYENYRARCIQTMTSNMAADKRVESPIPLLPLSTPDVETEKLIKKKDEELKRMQQMLQKMQQQMHEQDL
- the septin5b gene encoding septin 5b isoform X1 gives rise to the protein MTTSGRYRSRAPRSDDGEEKDYVGFASLPNQLHRKSVKKGFDFTLMVAGESGLGKSTLVNSLFLTDLHKDRKLLNAEERIIQTVEIMKHTVDIEEKGVKLKLTIVDTPGFGDAVNNTECWRPVTDYIEQQFEHYFRDESGLNRKNIQDNRVHCCLYFIPPFGHGLRPVDIEFMKALQDKVNVVPLISKADCLTPTEIRKLKERLREEIDKYGIKIYQFPDCDSDEDEELKRQDKELKESIPFAVIGSNTVVEARGQRVRGRLYPWGIVEVENPSHCDFVKLRTILIRTHMHDLKDITSDCHYENYRARCIQTMTSNMAADKRVESPIPLLPLSTPDVETEKLIKKKDEELKRMQQMLQKMQQQMHEQDL